A genomic stretch from Nocardia wallacei includes:
- a CDS encoding TetR/AcrR family transcriptional regulator encodes MAKRATVEKRPRRERGSLNPEDILDGAFQLAEQVSLDNLSMPMLGKHLDVGVTSIYWYFRKKDDLLDAMTDRALEQFADLVTPFVQAADWQESMRRHARTMRKAFRDNPILCDLILIRSALSPAAAKVGAQQTERVIDSLVEAGLPSEDAVDTYSAVQLHIRGTVVLQRLYDKNKEAATGAGAFYESSAPDDHDFEYGLDCILEHASRRIGARRTERTREARA; translated from the coding sequence ATGGCCAAGCGGGCAACCGTCGAGAAGCGTCCGCGGCGCGAGCGCGGGTCCCTCAATCCCGAGGACATTCTCGACGGGGCTTTCCAACTCGCGGAGCAGGTCTCGCTGGACAATCTGAGCATGCCGATGCTGGGCAAGCATCTGGATGTCGGGGTGACGAGCATCTACTGGTATTTCCGCAAGAAGGACGACCTGCTCGACGCCATGACCGACCGGGCGCTGGAGCAGTTCGCCGACCTCGTCACCCCGTTCGTCCAGGCCGCCGACTGGCAGGAGTCGATGCGCCGCCACGCCCGCACGATGCGCAAGGCGTTCCGGGACAACCCGATTCTGTGCGACCTCATTCTGATCAGGTCGGCCCTGAGCCCCGCCGCCGCGAAGGTCGGCGCCCAGCAGACCGAGCGGGTGATCGACAGCTTGGTCGAGGCCGGGTTGCCGTCGGAGGATGCGGTCGACACCTATTCCGCCGTGCAGTTACACATCCGCGGAACCGTTGTGCTCCAACGCCTTTACGACAAGAACAAGGAGGCGGCGACCGGGGCCGGCGCCTTCTACGAGAGCAGCGCGCCCGACGATCACGATTTCGAGTACGGCCTCGACTGCATTCTCGAGCACGCGAGTCGGCGGATCGGGGCGCGGCGGACCGAGCGCACCCGCGAGGCCCGCGCCTGA
- a CDS encoding ABC transporter ATP-binding protein: MDAEVESLAGQRMAALVRPHLPGFAAVVVFQVIAAVAGLAPLLAVVELGRNLLSPGPIDHARVWFAVGAGAAGLLVKLLGTAASSGIGHLLDGRIQLSFRRQLADRLGRVPIGWLSRRRTGELTKVVGEDVSAVHPFIAHTPGELVSAFVVPLVSLVYLFTVDWRLTLVTLIPVVLAVAVVPLMMTPRRLREQREFDAAMGRIANSVVEFVQGISVVKAFGGAGRAHRRFITAADDFADIFLRMVRGLAAPAAAMQVVLSPPFVLLAVLTGGAVLITGGSLAPADLLPFLLLGLGLTAPVAALGHGFDDMQAARRAVGRIRDVLAQPPLPQPARPVVPQGHRVELRDVWFGYDADRPVLRGVDLALEPGTVTALVGPSGSGKSTLVQLLPRFFDPDRGAVTLGGVDLRDIDPGELYRRVSFVFQDVRLLRASVADNIALAVPHADRDDVVRAARLAGIHDRILRLPDGYDTVLGTGIGLSGGEAQRISLARALLADTPVLVLDEATAFADPQTEQAVRRALSSLSGDRTILVIAHRLETVADADTIVVLADGAVAEQGTPAELLSRDGRFAAFWQSHRAARADDIDTYAVLATASDDSGDELR, translated from the coding sequence ATGGACGCGGAGGTCGAATCTCTCGCGGGGCAGCGCATGGCGGCGTTGGTGCGACCGCACCTGCCCGGTTTCGCCGCCGTGGTGGTGTTCCAGGTGATCGCAGCGGTCGCGGGCCTGGCGCCGCTGCTGGCGGTGGTCGAGCTGGGCCGGAACCTGTTGTCGCCCGGCCCGATCGACCACGCCCGCGTCTGGTTCGCGGTCGGCGCCGGTGCGGCCGGACTACTGGTGAAGTTGCTCGGCACGGCCGCGTCCTCGGGTATCGGGCATCTGCTCGACGGCCGGATACAGCTGTCGTTCCGTCGGCAGCTGGCCGATCGGCTGGGCCGGGTGCCGATCGGCTGGTTGTCCCGGCGCCGGACCGGAGAGCTGACCAAGGTGGTGGGGGAGGACGTGAGCGCGGTGCACCCGTTCATCGCCCACACGCCCGGCGAACTGGTCTCGGCGTTCGTGGTGCCGCTGGTGTCGCTGGTCTACCTGTTCACCGTCGACTGGCGGCTCACTCTCGTGACGCTGATCCCGGTCGTACTGGCGGTGGCGGTGGTGCCGTTGATGATGACCCCGCGGCGGCTGCGCGAACAGCGCGAGTTCGATGCGGCGATGGGCCGGATCGCGAACTCGGTGGTGGAGTTCGTGCAGGGCATCTCGGTGGTCAAGGCGTTCGGCGGCGCCGGGCGCGCGCATCGCCGATTCATCACGGCCGCAGACGATTTCGCCGACATCTTCCTGCGGATGGTGCGCGGGCTGGCCGCGCCCGCCGCCGCCATGCAGGTGGTGTTGTCGCCGCCGTTCGTGCTGCTGGCGGTGTTGACCGGGGGTGCGGTGCTGATCACCGGCGGCAGCCTGGCGCCCGCCGATCTGCTGCCGTTCCTCCTGTTGGGGCTGGGACTGACGGCGCCGGTGGCGGCGCTGGGCCACGGCTTCGACGACATGCAGGCCGCGCGCCGCGCCGTCGGCCGCATCCGCGACGTGCTGGCGCAACCGCCGCTGCCCCAACCCGCGCGACCCGTTGTGCCACAGGGGCATCGGGTCGAGCTGCGCGATGTCTGGTTCGGTTACGACGCCGATCGCCCGGTGCTGCGCGGGGTCGACCTGGCGCTGGAGCCGGGCACGGTCACCGCGCTGGTCGGGCCGTCGGGCAGCGGGAAATCCACATTGGTCCAGCTGCTGCCGCGATTCTTCGACCCGGACCGCGGCGCGGTCACCCTGGGCGGGGTCGACCTGCGCGACATCGATCCCGGCGAGCTGTACCGGCGGGTGTCGTTCGTATTCCAGGACGTTCGCCTGCTGCGCGCCTCGGTGGCCGACAACATCGCGCTGGCCGTGCCGCACGCCGACCGTGACGACGTGGTCCGCGCCGCCCGGCTGGCCGGCATCCACGACCGGATTCTGCGACTGCCCGACGGCTACGACACTGTGCTCGGCACCGGGATCGGCCTGTCCGGCGGTGAGGCGCAACGTATTTCGCTCGCCCGCGCCCTACTGGCCGACACGCCCGTGCTGGTGCTCGACGAGGCGACCGCCTTCGCCGACCCGCAGACCGAACAAGCCGTGCGCCGGGCCCTGTCGTCGCTGTCCGGCGACCGGACGATCCTGGTGATCGCCCACCGGCTGGAGACGGTCGCCGACGCCGACACGATCGTGGTGCTCGCGGACGGTGCCGTCGCCGAACAGGGCACACCCGCCGAATTGCTCTCGCGCGACGGCAGATTCGCCGCGTTCTGGCAGTCGCACCGGGCGGCCCGCGCCGACGACATCGACACCTACGCGGTCCTCGCGACCGCATCCGACGATTCGGGAGACGAACTCCGATGA
- a CDS encoding SDR family oxidoreductase, protein MTQSHKGTAGRTYVVTGSASGIGAATAALLRDRGATVIGCDLDDAEIRADLSTPAGRRSLVDQVAGYGSVDAVLAIAGGGRTGLLETNYFGAVATLAGLRPLLARSPAPRAVAVSSSSSLAPVDERVLRACLDGDEAGAVACLAADPALGGPAGGYGAAKRALNSWVRRTAPTAEWAGAGIALNAVAPGVVDTPAAAWIFADDAVRASIETGMPQPFGGFPGRPEWVAELVCWLAGADNHFVTGQIVFADGGAEAGAVGDRHWR, encoded by the coding sequence ATGACCCAGTCGCACAAGGGAACCGCTGGACGGACGTATGTCGTCACCGGGTCCGCCTCCGGGATCGGCGCCGCCACGGCGGCGCTGCTGCGGGACCGCGGCGCCACCGTGATCGGATGCGACCTGGACGACGCCGAGATCCGAGCCGATCTGTCCACCCCCGCCGGGCGGCGGTCGCTGGTCGATCAAGTCGCCGGATACGGGTCCGTCGACGCGGTGCTCGCCATCGCGGGCGGCGGCAGAACCGGTCTGCTGGAGACGAACTACTTCGGCGCCGTGGCGACGCTCGCGGGCCTGCGGCCGCTGCTGGCCCGCAGCCCCGCACCCCGCGCCGTGGCCGTCTCCTCCAGCTCGTCGCTGGCGCCGGTCGACGAGCGCGTTCTGCGGGCGTGTCTCGACGGCGACGAGGCCGGCGCCGTCGCCTGTCTCGCGGCCGACCCGGCGCTGGGCGGCCCCGCCGGTGGCTACGGGGCCGCGAAGCGCGCGCTGAACAGCTGGGTGCGCCGGACCGCGCCCACCGCCGAGTGGGCGGGCGCCGGTATCGCCCTGAACGCGGTGGCGCCCGGCGTCGTCGATACTCCCGCTGCCGCATGGATTTTCGCCGACGACGCCGTGCGCGCCTCGATCGAGACCGGCATGCCTCAGCCCTTCGGCGGATTTCCCGGACGGCCCGAGTGGGTCGCCGAACTCGTCTGCTGGCTCGCCGGGGCGGACAACCACTTCGTCACCGGCCAGATCGTCTTCGCCGACGGCGGTGCCGAGGCGGGCGCGGTCGGCGACCGGCACTGGCGCTGA
- a CDS encoding ABC transporter ATP-binding protein — MIRMLLRVLGPEYARPVRRTVALMTAAAIAEGLSYALLVPVLRALFGATPGDARPWLFAFAGAVAGYAILRYRSDLSGFRVGTTLLRGVYRRLGDHLARLPLGWYTAGRVGEVSVLASRGVLQAMSVIAHLLAPLVAASVTPATIVVVLFAFDWRMGLAAVAAAPVVVAIQIRAGRSTAATDAERHEREQDATGRVIEYLQAQPVLRAGGRTVEGFRSLDDSLRGLRRASRRSTLAALPGILGLTLTVQTMFTVLLILGAALALGGNIGAAEVLAILVLAARCADPLLSLAEIGGRVRAARAELIRLDAVLRTEPLPEPTEPIRPERYDLAFESVAFRHGDRAVLDGVSLTVPQGQRLAVVGPSGAGKSTLLQLLARFYDVDAGAVRLGGVDVRSIDTESLMARIAVVFQDVYLFDGTIEDNVRLGRPGATAAEVRAAAAAARLDEVVDRLPDGWATKVGEGGALLSGGERQRVSVARALLKDAPVVLLDEVTSALDPINETAVHEGIEQLMAGRTVVLVAHRLRTVRRADRIVFLDGGRIVEDGSHDDLIRRGGRYAEFWNLSTAAAHGD; from the coding sequence ATGATCCGAATGCTGCTGCGCGTGCTGGGCCCCGAGTACGCCCGGCCGGTGCGCCGCACCGTCGCCCTGATGACGGCGGCCGCGATCGCCGAGGGCCTGTCCTACGCCCTGCTGGTCCCCGTGCTGCGCGCCCTGTTCGGTGCCACGCCCGGTGACGCCCGCCCCTGGCTGTTCGCCTTCGCGGGCGCGGTCGCCGGGTACGCGATCCTGCGCTACCGCAGCGATCTGTCCGGCTTCCGGGTCGGGACCACGCTGCTGCGCGGTGTCTATCGCCGCCTGGGCGACCATCTGGCGCGGCTGCCGCTGGGGTGGTACACCGCCGGACGGGTCGGTGAGGTGTCGGTGCTGGCCAGTCGCGGTGTGCTGCAGGCGATGAGCGTGATCGCGCACCTGCTGGCGCCGCTCGTCGCCGCCTCGGTGACGCCCGCGACGATCGTCGTCGTGCTGTTCGCCTTCGACTGGCGGATGGGGTTGGCGGCGGTGGCGGCCGCGCCCGTCGTGGTGGCGATCCAGATCCGGGCCGGGCGCTCGACGGCCGCCACGGACGCCGAGCGGCACGAACGCGAACAGGACGCCACCGGCCGCGTCATCGAGTATCTCCAGGCGCAGCCGGTGCTGCGGGCGGGCGGCCGGACCGTCGAGGGGTTCCGGTCGCTCGACGATTCGCTGCGCGGGCTGCGGCGGGCGTCGCGGCGTTCGACGCTGGCGGCGCTGCCCGGCATCCTGGGCCTGACCCTCACGGTGCAGACGATGTTCACCGTGCTGCTGATCCTCGGCGCCGCCCTGGCGCTCGGCGGAAACATCGGGGCCGCGGAGGTATTGGCGATTCTGGTGCTCGCCGCGCGCTGCGCCGACCCGCTGCTGTCGCTGGCGGAGATCGGCGGCCGGGTCCGCGCCGCACGAGCCGAGCTGATCAGGCTCGACGCGGTGTTGCGCACCGAGCCGCTGCCCGAGCCGACCGAGCCGATCCGGCCCGAGCGCTACGACCTGGCGTTCGAGTCGGTCGCCTTCCGCCACGGTGACCGCGCGGTACTGGACGGTGTGTCGCTGACCGTGCCGCAGGGGCAGCGGCTGGCCGTGGTCGGGCCGTCGGGCGCGGGCAAGAGCACGCTGTTGCAGCTGCTCGCCCGGTTCTACGACGTCGACGCCGGTGCCGTCCGCCTGGGCGGGGTGGACGTGCGCTCGATCGACACCGAGAGCCTGATGGCGCGGATCGCCGTGGTGTTCCAGGACGTCTACCTGTTCGACGGGACGATCGAGGACAACGTGCGGCTCGGCCGTCCCGGCGCCACCGCCGCCGAGGTGCGTGCGGCCGCCGCGGCGGCACGGCTCGACGAGGTGGTCGACCGGCTGCCCGACGGCTGGGCCACCAAGGTGGGGGAGGGTGGCGCACTCCTGTCCGGCGGTGAGCGCCAGCGTGTTTCGGTCGCGCGGGCGCTGCTGAAGGACGCCCCCGTCGTCCTGCTGGACGAGGTCACCTCGGCGCTCGACCCGATCAACGAGACCGCCGTCCACGAAGGCATCGAACAGCTGATGGCGGGCCGCACCGTGGTCCTGGTCGCGCACCGGCTGCGCACCGTGCGCCGCGCCGACCGCATCGTCTTCCTCGACGGCGGCCGCATCGTGGAGGACGGCAGCCACGACGACCTGATCCGCCGCGGTGGCCGCTATGCCGAATTCTGGAACCTGTCGACGGCGGCGGCCCACGGCGACTGA
- a CDS encoding NAD(P)/FAD-dependent oxidoreductase has translation MGPAKIVIVGGGFSGVECARYLERHLRPEEAFVQLVTPDAGLLYLPLLPQVASGVLNPRSISVSLRRVLRRTEVVPGMAIGVDARKRQVVVRRSAGAECALDYDHLVLVPGSITRVLDVPGLHEHGFGMKTLAQAMFLRDHVLQQLDVAAMRGEEDEDRERLHFVTIGAGYAGTETTAVLNKVTQAAARRYFPKLESGMVRWHLVTRGDRIMPELGERLGEEVKQNLAERGVELICGASAKEVTAHGVRLTNGRFIPSRTVLWTAGVEPSPLAGHLGAATDKGRIVAAADLTVPGLTGVWACGDAAAVPDLTAEDGAICAPTAQHAMRQGRHLGKNLVTELRGRGRTPYRHPDLGLVVDLGGKDAVARPLKIGLHGIPAQAVTRGYHLLALRTIVARARVAFDWTVHGLSGDDFLRIGYGDYDTHTIRGFEQTDCYLPAEEIPAALEALGDAAN, from the coding sequence ATGGGTCCCGCGAAGATCGTGATCGTCGGCGGTGGTTTCTCGGGTGTCGAGTGCGCCCGCTATCTGGAACGTCATCTGCGTCCGGAAGAAGCGTTCGTCCAGCTCGTCACCCCCGATGCCGGTCTGCTCTATCTGCCGCTGCTACCGCAGGTCGCGTCGGGGGTGCTCAATCCGCGGTCGATCTCGGTGTCGTTGCGGCGGGTGCTGCGCCGCACCGAGGTGGTGCCCGGCATGGCGATCGGGGTGGATGCGCGGAAACGGCAGGTCGTGGTGCGGCGCTCGGCGGGCGCCGAATGTGCGCTGGACTACGACCATCTGGTGCTGGTGCCGGGCAGTATCACGCGGGTGCTCGATGTGCCCGGATTGCACGAGCACGGCTTCGGCATGAAGACCCTCGCGCAGGCGATGTTCCTGCGGGACCACGTATTACAGCAGTTGGATGTGGCGGCGATGCGCGGCGAGGAGGACGAGGACCGCGAACGGCTGCACTTCGTCACCATCGGCGCGGGCTACGCCGGCACCGAGACCACCGCGGTGCTCAACAAGGTCACGCAGGCCGCCGCGCGCCGCTACTTCCCGAAACTCGAATCCGGCATGGTGCGCTGGCATCTGGTCACTCGCGGCGACCGGATCATGCCCGAACTCGGTGAGCGGCTCGGCGAGGAGGTCAAGCAGAACCTGGCCGAGCGCGGCGTCGAACTGATCTGCGGCGCCTCCGCGAAAGAGGTTACGGCGCACGGGGTCCGGCTCACCAACGGACGATTCATCCCGTCGCGCACGGTGTTGTGGACGGCCGGGGTCGAACCCAGCCCGCTCGCAGGGCATTTGGGTGCGGCCACCGACAAGGGCCGCATCGTCGCGGCCGCCGATCTCACCGTGCCGGGCCTCACCGGCGTGTGGGCGTGCGGGGACGCGGCCGCGGTACCCGACCTGACCGCCGAGGACGGCGCCATCTGCGCGCCCACCGCCCAGCACGCCATGCGACAGGGCCGCCACCTGGGCAAGAATCTGGTGACCGAGCTCCGCGGCCGGGGGCGCACGCCGTACCGGCATCCGGATCTCGGCCTGGTCGTCGACCTCGGGGGCAAGGACGCGGTGGCGCGGCCGCTGAAGATCGGATTGCACGGTATTCCCGCGCAGGCGGTGACCCGCGGCTACCACCTGTTGGCGCTGCGCACCATCGTCGCGCGTGCCCGGGTGGCCTTCGACTGGACCGTCCACGGCCTCAGCGGGGACGACTTCCTGCGAATCGGCTACGGCGACTACGACACTCACACCATCCGGGGCTTCGAGCAGACCGACTGCTATCTGCCCGCCGAGGAGATTCCGGCGGCGCTGGAGGCACTCGGGGACGCGGCCAACTGA
- a CDS encoding D-alanyl-D-alanine carboxypeptidase family protein: MRIFARVLQAVVAGVLVVAGGHAAAVAVPITSVASSGLPSWSAPEPEGVQAAGAALADGFTGAMRWSREVHTPAPIGSIAKVMTALVVIDSGDLERPVEVPEGIIPYDNKFGASTADLVPGETLSARQLLYALMLPSGCDAAYALAEAYGPGQAAFVDRMNDKARQLGLGGTHFSDPSGLPYPTGHSTFATPADLIRLGMHAMTLPVFREIVGSATYHVPAGPDNREHFWETTNLLLGDYPGTVGIKTGSTDAAGTCLLFEAVRAGVPLIGVVLHSSPDSAAAAAEDAERMLNWGYGPIAGALPFSWSLG; this comes from the coding sequence ATGCGAATATTTGCCCGGGTGTTGCAGGCTGTCGTTGCCGGTGTGCTGGTGGTGGCCGGTGGCCACGCCGCCGCCGTGGCCGTGCCGATCACGAGCGTCGCGAGTAGTGGACTGCCTTCCTGGTCGGCGCCCGAGCCGGAGGGGGTACAAGCGGCGGGGGCGGCGTTGGCCGACGGGTTCACCGGGGCGATGCGGTGGTCGCGGGAGGTGCACACCCCGGCGCCGATCGGCAGCATCGCGAAGGTGATGACGGCGTTGGTGGTGATCGACTCCGGCGACCTCGAGCGCCCCGTCGAGGTGCCGGAGGGAATCATCCCCTACGACAACAAGTTCGGGGCGAGTACGGCGGATCTGGTTCCGGGCGAGACGCTCTCGGCGCGGCAGCTGCTGTACGCACTGATGTTGCCCTCCGGTTGCGACGCCGCTTACGCGCTGGCCGAGGCGTACGGTCCCGGGCAGGCGGCGTTCGTCGACAGGATGAACGACAAGGCGCGGCAATTGGGCTTGGGTGGTACGCATTTCAGCGATCCCAGCGGGCTGCCGTACCCGACCGGCCACTCCACCTTCGCCACTCCGGCGGATCTGATCAGGCTCGGCATGCACGCGATGACGCTGCCCGTGTTCCGCGAGATCGTCGGGTCCGCGACCTACCACGTTCCGGCCGGGCCGGACAACCGCGAGCACTTCTGGGAGACAACCAATCTGCTGTTGGGTGACTACCCCGGCACCGTCGGCATCAAGACCGGCTCCACCGACGCCGCGGGGACGTGCCTGCTGTTCGAGGCGGTCCGCGCCGGAGTGCCGTTGATAGGTGTGGTGCTGCACAGCTCGCCCGACAGTGCGGCGGCCGCGGCGGAGGACGCCGAGCGAATGTTGAACTGGGGCTACGGGCCGATCGCGGGTGCGCTGCCGTTCAGTTGGTCGCTAGGGTGA
- a CDS encoding helix-turn-helix domain-containing protein, translating to MWSRFRAQVGLTPKHAAQLVRFDHAAHRLAGGVSAAAVAAESGYADQSHLHRDVMTFAGVTPAAVAVAPWLAVDDVEWSAPERSFAR from the coding sequence CTGTGGTCCCGGTTCCGGGCACAGGTCGGTCTCACCCCCAAGCACGCGGCTCAGCTCGTCCGCTTCGACCACGCGGCGCACCGTCTCGCCGGTGGCGTCAGCGCCGCGGCCGTGGCGGCGGAGAGCGGTTATGCCGACCAGTCCCATCTGCACCGCGACGTCATGACCTTCGCCGGGGTGACTCCGGCGGCCGTCGCCGTCGCGCCCTGGCTCGCGGTGGACGATGTCGAGTGGAGCGCTCCGGAACGGTCGTTCGCACGCTGA